The following are encoded in a window of Arthrobacter antioxidans genomic DNA:
- a CDS encoding alpha/beta fold hydrolase translates to MRQAVVHTLAWEGTLQRVWDFPAIEAPGAPQGPPIVMVHGFRGDHHGLLRLVEELPRHRVLLPDLPGFGQGEELPGTHDVGAYARFITDCSRRLAPEPRVLLGHSFGSIVAAEAVALAPDLAAALILVNPISAPALEGPSRTASRVAEAYYVAADRLPEAAGRALLSHPAIVRGMSAFMAKTTDRALRRWIHDQHRAYFSSFASRRVVLEAFRASISGTVRDRARALEPPVLLVAAAEDDIGSVESQRELAALIPTATLEILPAVGHLVHYEKPREAALLIGKFLEAVPA, encoded by the coding sequence ATGCGGCAGGCCGTCGTGCACACCCTGGCATGGGAGGGCACCCTCCAGCGCGTCTGGGACTTCCCGGCGATCGAGGCGCCCGGCGCCCCGCAGGGCCCGCCGATCGTCATGGTGCACGGGTTCCGCGGCGACCACCACGGGCTGCTGCGCCTCGTGGAGGAACTGCCCCGCCACCGCGTCCTCCTGCCGGACCTGCCCGGCTTCGGCCAGGGCGAGGAACTGCCCGGTACGCACGACGTCGGCGCCTACGCGCGCTTCATCACCGACTGCTCGCGGCGCCTCGCCCCGGAGCCCCGTGTGCTGCTCGGGCATTCGTTCGGCTCGATCGTCGCGGCGGAGGCCGTGGCGCTCGCTCCGGACCTCGCGGCCGCCCTGATCCTGGTCAACCCCATCAGCGCCCCCGCCCTCGAAGGACCGAGCCGCACCGCGTCCCGTGTCGCGGAGGCCTACTACGTGGCAGCGGACCGCCTGCCCGAGGCCGCGGGCCGGGCCCTGCTCTCCCACCCCGCGATCGTCCGCGGCATGAGCGCCTTCATGGCCAAGACGACGGACCGGGCGCTCCGCCGCTGGATCCACGACCAGCACCGCGCCTACTTCAGCTCCTTCGCCAGCCGCCGGGTGGTCCTCGAGGCCTTCCGCGCCTCCATCTCCGGGACCGTCCGCGATCGCGCCCGCGCACTGGAGCCGCCCGTCCTGCTCGTCGCCGCGGCGGAGGACGACATCGGGTCGGTGGAGAGCCAGCGGGAGCTCGCCGCGCTCATCCCTACGGCGACCCTCGAGATCCTCCCCGCCGTCGGCCACCTCGTCCACTACGAGAAGCCGCGCGAGGCGGCACTCCTGATCGGGAAATTCCTGGAGGCCGTCCCCGCATGA